In Sulfuracidifex metallicus DSM 6482 = JCM 9184, a single window of DNA contains:
- a CDS encoding DNA double-strand break repair nuclease NurA yields the protein MKSEDIVRSIKEIAERNIKDREKLNTAIEIAYEDIRDGNADFKFTEISESSPPHNACAIDGSRYIVPVQDNIFVIARAVLIRGNDKGNKEIPPEIEQEFKITSNYYDENIVGNKSILLMLQLETSLLDKCKDVNVIMIDGPLIDPPVYYQDSHIDGFPDLEDYTKMRAMKIIEKREKSMVIGISKRFSQRLLVNYFSNRGMKQISKSTENFLLSFLFLKYRMEKEIYNTPLSIGPIEWDLFFQHERKLEDLKSLEDAYQMYKEKFQEAGLKLISYYYQKDFSSPIGRIDMLNLKEEEPGKELIYVNRWAVSQVKEITILNKLADDLSNVSKKESERLISLYNLFTMSNMEKEDLILKRLGKSNY from the coding sequence ATGAAGAGCGAAGACATAGTAAGGTCGATTAAGGAAATCGCTGAAAGAAATATAAAAGATAGAGAAAAATTAAATACTGCAATAGAAATTGCTTACGAGGATATAAGAGACGGAAACGCAGACTTCAAGTTTACTGAAATTTCAGAGAGCTCTCCTCCGCACAATGCTTGTGCAATAGACGGAAGTAGATACATAGTCCCGGTGCAGGACAACATCTTCGTTATAGCGAGGGCTGTCCTAATTAGAGGGAACGATAAAGGAAATAAGGAAATACCTCCAGAAATAGAACAGGAATTTAAAATAACCAGCAATTATTACGACGAGAATATAGTAGGAAATAAATCCATTCTCCTAATGTTACAGTTAGAAACTTCTCTTCTCGATAAATGCAAAGACGTTAATGTTATAATGATTGATGGACCTTTAATTGATCCTCCGGTATATTACCAAGACTCTCATATAGATGGCTTTCCCGACCTTGAAGATTACACTAAGATGAGAGCTATGAAAATAATAGAGAAAAGAGAAAAATCTATGGTTATAGGAATATCTAAAAGGTTTTCTCAAAGGTTACTTGTAAATTACTTCTCTAACAGAGGAATGAAACAAATATCTAAATCAACAGAAAATTTCCTCCTTTCATTTCTTTTCCTGAAGTACAGAATGGAAAAAGAAATTTACAATACTCCTTTATCAATAGGACCGATAGAATGGGACCTTTTCTTTCAACACGAAAGAAAACTAGAAGACCTAAAATCTCTGGAAGATGCTTACCAAATGTATAAAGAAAAATTTCAAGAGGCCGGACTCAAGTTAATATCATACTATTATCAGAAAGATTTCTCCTCGCCAATCGGGAGAATAGATATGCTGAATCTAAAGGAAGAAGAACCAGGAAAGGAATTAATCTACGTAAATAGATGGGCGGTAAGTCAAGTTAAGGAAATAACTATACTAAACAAGTTGGCTGACGATCTCTCTAACGTGTCTAAAAAGGAAAGCGAAAGGTTAATATCCCTTTACAATCTGTTCACTATGTCAAATATGGAAAAAGAGGATTTAATTCTAAAGAGATTAGGAAAAAGCAATTATTAA
- a CDS encoding slipin family protein, translated as MSSLDLVIGLVFLLVVILVFVALSFRIVKEWEKAVVLRLGRLLGLKGPGIIFLIPFVDRPIIVDLRINSVDVPSQSIITKDNVSVAIDAVVYYKVVDAQKAITTVFNYNVAVLNLAQTSLRDIAGQMELDEILTKRESINLKLQEILDSITEGWGIKVTQVTIRDIRISQDLLSAIAKQAEAERLRRSRIIISEGEKQASTILADASKSYSANPVALQLRFLETLSDVSQRGGLIVVVPAGSEIYPTLGTALASYDLKKNGATTTPTNK; from the coding sequence ATGTCTTCTTTGGATTTAGTTATAGGATTAGTTTTTCTGCTTGTTGTTATACTTGTCTTCGTTGCTCTTTCATTTAGGATAGTTAAAGAATGGGAAAAAGCGGTTGTGCTTAGACTAGGTAGACTTTTGGGGCTTAAAGGTCCAGGAATTATATTCCTTATTCCGTTTGTAGACAGACCTATTATAGTGGATTTAAGAATTAATAGCGTAGACGTTCCATCTCAATCCATAATAACGAAGGACAACGTTAGCGTTGCAATAGACGCGGTGGTTTATTATAAGGTAGTAGATGCTCAGAAGGCCATTACGACGGTGTTTAATTATAATGTTGCTGTTCTCAATCTAGCTCAGACATCTCTGAGGGATATAGCGGGTCAGATGGAGCTAGATGAAATATTAACTAAGAGAGAAAGTATAAATCTGAAACTGCAGGAGATACTTGATTCAATTACTGAAGGATGGGGAATAAAAGTAACGCAAGTTACTATAAGAGACATCAGAATATCACAGGATTTACTTTCCGCCATAGCTAAACAAGCCGAAGCAGAGAGGTTGAGACGTTCTAGAATAATAATAAGCGAAGGAGAGAAACAAGCTTCCACAATACTTGCTGATGCCTCAAAATCATATAGTGCTAACCCTGTAGCCCTTCAACTTAGGTTCCTGGAAACACTATCAGATGTATCTCAACGTGGAGGTTTAATAGTAGTAGTTCCCGCTGGAAGCGAGATCTATCCAACCTTAGGAACTGCATTAGCTTCATACGATCTCAAGAAAAACGGAGCTACAACTACTCCTACAAATAAATAG
- a CDS encoding thermopsin family protease, with product MLWRRAVAIFIIASMLIPLSSATIVSSQIGSSFPMGISTFPLSGVYYTKEVEGVINVSSLQIGESYLPNGQPFEMGNASLQLNAMVDGLYWAQDVALICQQTSSTFNIRFVVNYWNLSGPFTLKVNNATVTSFQGLGVICYLSPSISATIPFNLSLFMLENRTGISFGYAYDNHSEIYYFIPISGSFQIGGTSKIGLPNDLELVWGGPGGGSVVSIHINALSEIFYKQGNKMVIPNETYSIGFDTGESVQGVNVNADLSHLFSPKAQEKTGADNPTVLWPIPPSISINQHNSSVNVTVYVNGKPIPDQEIEVETGFPPSPIAKALTNQDGIASFTNITSSLFVVYYPGNFTLSYSYAISSPALNSVYSSLTSYYHKLLSFLQSEEYSFKKGITSFFNDGRYVSPPSTTVNYLLLEYIVAIVVGVVISAVLVRLKT from the coding sequence ATGCTATGGAGGAGAGCTGTTGCAATATTTATAATTGCTTCTATGCTGATTCCCCTTTCATCAGCTACTATAGTTAGCTCTCAGATTGGCAGTAGTTTTCCTATGGGAATTTCAACTTTTCCCCTTTCTGGAGTTTACTATACAAAAGAAGTAGAAGGAGTGATTAATGTTTCTAGCCTTCAAATCGGCGAGTCTTACTTACCCAACGGTCAGCCCTTTGAGATGGGAAATGCCTCTCTCCAGCTTAATGCCATGGTTGATGGTTTATATTGGGCTCAGGACGTAGCACTAATCTGTCAACAAACATCATCTACATTTAATATAAGATTTGTTGTGAACTATTGGAATTTAAGTGGTCCTTTTACATTAAAAGTCAATAACGCAACAGTCACTTCATTCCAGGGCTTAGGTGTTATATGTTACCTAAGTCCCAGTATATCTGCAACTATTCCCTTTAACTTGTCTCTATTTATGTTAGAGAATAGAACTGGTATCTCATTTGGATATGCTTACGATAATCATAGCGAAATATATTATTTTATTCCTATAAGTGGATCTTTTCAAATAGGGGGAACCTCTAAAATAGGTCTTCCTAATGACCTAGAGTTAGTATGGGGAGGTCCGGGAGGCGGGAGCGTAGTTAGCATACATATCAATGCATTATCGGAAATATTTTACAAACAAGGAAATAAAATGGTAATTCCTAATGAAACCTATTCCATAGGTTTCGATACGGGAGAGTCGGTTCAGGGAGTTAACGTAAACGCTGATTTATCTCATCTGTTCTCGCCTAAGGCTCAGGAGAAAACTGGAGCAGATAACCCAACCGTACTATGGCCTATACCCCCATCCATTTCTATAAATCAGCATAACTCTTCCGTCAACGTTACCGTTTATGTAAACGGAAAGCCAATTCCAGATCAGGAGATTGAAGTAGAAACAGGATTTCCTCCATCGCCTATAGCTAAAGCACTGACAAATCAAGACGGAATAGCGTCATTTACAAACATAACATCTTCCTTGTTCGTGGTATATTATCCTGGAAACTTTACTTTGTCATATAGCTATGCTATTTCTTCTCCTGCTCTAAATAGTGTATATTCATCCTTGACTTCTTACTATCATAAGCTTCTTAGTTTCCTTCAATCAGAGGAATATTCCTTTAAGAAGGGAATTACCTCGTTTTTCAATGATGGAAGATATGTGAGTCCTCCTTCGACTACTGTCAATTATCTTCTACTCGAATACATAGTCGCAATAGTAGTTGGCGTGGTAATTTCAGCCGTTTTAGTAAGACTTAAAACTTAG
- a CDS encoding NfeD family protein — protein sequence MSHPAVIPVIAILILIIALVITGYIYDPIVSLPSLALIGFLSYRIVYVILKTRHRDIYSYVGKIGQVEEDIIPGKVGYVLVEGELWEAISDEVIHKGETVTVIERQGLKLKVKRADAFEGNKTRQAN from the coding sequence ATGTCACATCCCGCAGTTATTCCTGTGATTGCTATACTTATTTTAATTATTGCATTGGTTATAACCGGCTATATTTATGACCCTATTGTATCATTACCTAGCTTAGCATTAATAGGATTTCTAAGTTATAGAATAGTTTATGTGATTCTAAAAACGAGGCATCGTGACATATATTCTTATGTAGGAAAGATTGGCCAAGTTGAGGAAGACATAATCCCTGGAAAGGTAGGATATGTTCTCGTGGAAGGAGAACTTTGGGAAGCAATAAGTGATGAGGTGATCCATAAAGGTGAAACCGTAACCGTAATTGAAAGACAAGGACTTAAACTAAAAGTTAAGAGGGCTGATGCATTTGAGGGAAATAAAACTAGACAAGCTAATTAA
- a CDS encoding gamma-glutamylcyclotransferase: MFLFVYGTFRYGFELHHLLRKSRFVGLAHVEGYNMYDLVNFPGIVKGENTVWGEVYEIDDSLIKELDIVEGFTGSPDDLYVRETTTVYFDQRRRYRMNNVFLYRYNMDIEGRELIESGNYSMWSGMPEIVNYFSYAENTNINVIKDRGVKKVINEFPAILEGYRMIFSVSCKYGFCANLVEDPLGRIYGYNVKTFLHELNSLDRAEEHMVKYKREIFPIKDLQGKEYYAMAYVSDSKEEKEPTKEYIEIIKEGLARGFHGKLSSGMEKYV, translated from the coding sequence ATGTTCCTGTTCGTTTATGGCACATTTCGTTACGGTTTTGAGCTCCATCATCTTTTAAGAAAATCAAGGTTCGTTGGACTAGCACATGTAGAAGGATATAACATGTATGACCTTGTCAACTTTCCAGGGATAGTGAAGGGTGAGAATACAGTTTGGGGCGAAGTCTATGAAATTGATGATAGCTTAATTAAAGAACTTGACATAGTTGAAGGATTTACTGGAAGTCCAGACGACCTTTATGTTAGGGAAACTACGACAGTTTATTTTGATCAAAGAAGAAGATATAGAATGAACAACGTTTTCCTCTACAGATATAACATGGATATTGAGGGAAGAGAGCTCATAGAATCTGGAAACTACTCCATGTGGAGTGGCATGCCTGAAATTGTAAATTATTTTTCTTACGCTGAAAATACTAACATAAATGTAATAAAGGATCGAGGAGTTAAAAAGGTGATAAACGAATTTCCTGCAATCCTAGAAGGATATAGGATGATATTTAGTGTGTCTTGCAAATACGGTTTCTGTGCCAACTTAGTAGAGGATCCACTTGGTAGGATTTATGGATATAATGTAAAAACCTTTCTACATGAGCTAAATTCTTTAGATAGAGCAGAAGAACATATGGTAAAATATAAGAGGGAAATATTCCCCATAAAGGATCTTCAAGGTAAAGAATATTACGCAATGGCATATGTTTCTGATTCCAAAGAAGAGAAGGAACCTACCAAAGAGTACATAGAAATAATAAAGGAAGGATTGGCCAGGGGTTTTCATGGAAAGTTAAGTAGTGGAATGGAAAAATATGTATAG
- a CDS encoding sulfur oxygenase reductase family protein, producing MPKPYVAINQVIVKNEPKTFEMFQSVGPKVCMTTARHKGFVGFQNHIEIGVVPMGTRYGAAKMDMLKESSTMGLYQYTMWKDWKDHEEMHKQNWSSLFRLCYSCMSQVVWGPWEPLYEITMADMPLNTEMTDFTVMVGQKFASGDALSLPPISQPYGKRVVTYGEHVVKEGMEKEFEETLSRLLPMFKRAPGFLGYMVLKEIGASPLGSLQLSAKSWHQMLESANGMDVPDPNGNFSPEQARNKPQKYVVHMEWSNTDAAQFGLGRVFLSPEYREIHDQIVDTLIYGPYIRILNPVMEGSFWREYLNEVNLQKATW from the coding sequence ATGCCAAAACCGTATGTAGCTATAAACCAAGTTATTGTAAAGAACGAGCCTAAGACCTTTGAGATGTTTCAATCTGTGGGTCCTAAAGTATGTATGACAACAGCAAGGCACAAGGGATTTGTTGGATTTCAGAACCACATAGAAATAGGAGTAGTTCCAATGGGAACTAGGTATGGAGCAGCCAAGATGGATATGTTAAAAGAGAGCAGCACAATGGGTCTATATCAATATACCATGTGGAAGGACTGGAAGGATCATGAAGAAATGCATAAGCAAAACTGGAGCAGTTTGTTCAGACTTTGCTATTCATGTATGTCTCAGGTAGTTTGGGGACCGTGGGAGCCTCTTTATGAGATAACAATGGCTGATATGCCTCTAAACACTGAGATGACCGACTTTACTGTGATGGTAGGTCAAAAGTTTGCTTCTGGGGATGCATTATCTTTACCTCCAATATCACAACCTTACGGAAAGAGAGTTGTAACCTATGGAGAACATGTAGTAAAGGAGGGAATGGAGAAGGAATTTGAGGAGACATTGTCTAGACTATTACCAATGTTCAAGAGGGCTCCAGGATTCTTGGGATACATGGTTCTAAAGGAGATAGGAGCTTCTCCTCTAGGCAGCTTACAGCTATCTGCAAAGTCATGGCATCAGATGCTAGAGAGCGCGAATGGAATGGACGTTCCAGATCCAAACGGAAACTTCTCTCCAGAACAAGCAAGGAATAAGCCACAGAAATACGTAGTCCACATGGAATGGAGCAACACTGATGCAGCACAGTTTGGTCTAGGTAGAGTATTTCTATCTCCAGAATACAGAGAGATTCACGATCAGATAGTAGACACCTTAATCTACGGTCCATACATAAGAATACTGAACCCTGTGATGGAAGGTAGCTTCTGGAGAGAATACTTAAACGAAGTGAATCTACAGAAAGCTACTTGGTAA
- a CDS encoding MFS transporter, which translates to MNRTRSSIYLIIIVILATVSARSVNNMISTTVPLVSKYQLLFTNSEVGALSALGFVATFISTSVINPFLSSTRRKKFFITASGISIPLLIAFYLSNSITIWINAIIFGIIYGIILPNLITIASMAGDRRSSERLLNIYSMSLSLSLVIGPVIETFLLTRFTYNDIFLLFVPLALPLFLVSWKFNFPESIKSDNKSSAFKSVIKNEGLISAILAITTYNVPFGIITTFFAIYAKEVFNVPRAEAYSIFIPFYLVSFSTRLLMSIRPFDFLKKPLAFSILLTAIGLSIVALAPSFEIMIIGMLILGVPHGSIFPMTTVMISRATTPAERSAANSYFIAYNNILFTVLPPTYGVLVSLLFFRIPILMLLIPMVIASFLLYKKYWNSKVMRPY; encoded by the coding sequence ATGAATAGAACGCGGTCATCAATCTACTTAATAATAATCGTTATCCTAGCCACAGTATCTGCAAGATCCGTAAATAACATGATATCTACTACAGTACCTTTGGTATCAAAGTATCAACTATTGTTTACTAACTCTGAGGTAGGTGCGCTATCAGCGTTAGGTTTCGTAGCTACTTTTATATCTACATCAGTTATCAATCCGTTCCTTAGTTCTACAAGGAGAAAGAAGTTCTTCATAACAGCGTCTGGAATATCAATACCTCTTCTAATAGCATTCTATCTATCAAATTCAATTACAATATGGATTAATGCAATAATATTCGGCATTATATATGGCATTATTTTGCCTAATCTGATTACTATTGCCTCTATGGCCGGAGACAGACGGTCTTCTGAAAGACTGCTAAACATATATTCCATGAGCTTGAGCCTGAGCCTAGTGATAGGACCAGTAATTGAAACTTTCTTACTTACTAGATTTACTTACAATGATATCTTTCTATTATTCGTGCCTTTAGCATTACCTTTATTTCTGGTATCGTGGAAATTCAACTTCCCTGAAAGCATAAAGAGTGACAATAAGTCGTCAGCTTTTAAGTCGGTTATAAAGAACGAGGGTTTGATTTCAGCAATTTTAGCTATAACTACATATAATGTTCCTTTTGGAATAATCACAACCTTCTTCGCGATCTATGCCAAGGAAGTTTTCAACGTTCCTAGAGCAGAGGCGTATTCGATCTTCATTCCATTCTACTTAGTATCATTTAGCACCAGACTCCTTATGTCAATAAGACCGTTCGATTTCTTAAAGAAACCGTTAGCATTCAGCATATTACTTACCGCAATAGGACTGAGTATTGTCGCACTTGCACCCTCATTTGAGATAATGATAATTGGAATGTTAATATTAGGAGTACCACATGGATCCATCTTTCCAATGACCACAGTAATGATATCTAGAGCTACAACTCCTGCAGAAAGAAGCGCAGCCAATTCCTATTTCATAGCTTACAATAACATATTGTTTACTGTTCTACCTCCAACCTACGGTGTATTGGTATCTTTACTATTCTTTAGAATTCCTATTCTTATGCTATTGATTCCAATGGTAATAGCCAGTTTTCTTCTATATAAAAAATACTGGAATAGTAAAGTTATGAGACCTTACTAA
- a CDS encoding 4a-hydroxytetrahydrobiopterin dehydratase — translation MAKLSEEEIKRRSKELSEGWKIEGQKLKKEFKFTDFKASVDFLKRIQPVADSINHHPDVCIYYNKVIIELTTHDEGGITNMDFDLALKIDSLSKVS, via the coding sequence ATGGCTAAGCTCTCAGAAGAAGAAATAAAAAGAAGATCAAAAGAATTATCTGAAGGTTGGAAAATAGAAGGTCAAAAATTAAAGAAGGAATTTAAGTTTACTGACTTTAAGGCATCAGTTGACTTCTTAAAGAGAATCCAACCAGTAGCAGATTCAATAAATCATCATCCAGATGTCTGTATCTATTATAACAAGGTGATTATAGAACTTACAACCCATGATGAGGGAGGAATTACTAATATGGACTTCGATCTTGCATTGAAAATAGATTCCCTTAGTAAGGTCTCATAA
- a CDS encoding orc1/cdc6 family replication initiation protein has protein sequence MVVIREALKGGKGEVIKDPKVFIEPLTAFTEIPFREDILRDTAIAVRYFVKNNVKFSTLFLGLTGTGKTFVAKYMYNEIEEVSKEDQEYKGVKQVYVNCREVGGTPQAVLSVITERLTSGIVPKHGINLGEYMEKIKNVMKTWRALIYLDEVDTLVKRRGGDIVLYQLLRSDANISVIMISNDINVRDYMEPRVLSSLGPSVIFKPYDAEQLKFILSKYAEYGLHLGTYNDEILAYIAAISAKEHGDARKAVNLLFRAAQLALGSGFIRKEHVDRAIVEYEQERLLEAVKALPFHYKLALRSVIEAEDVMTAHKIYTDMCMKLKQRPLSYRRFSDIISELDMFGIIKIKILNRGRAGGVKKYVEVEDKEKVMKALNETFEYEDDVSPDDLGES, from the coding sequence ATCGTTGTGATCAGAGAGGCATTGAAGGGTGGTAAGGGTGAGGTTATAAAGGACCCAAAGGTTTTCATAGAGCCCCTTACTGCTTTCACAGAAATCCCTTTCAGGGAAGATATACTTAGAGATACTGCAATAGCAGTCCGTTACTTCGTTAAGAACAATGTTAAGTTCTCCACATTATTCCTAGGCCTGACTGGAACTGGAAAAACCTTTGTAGCCAAATATATGTACAATGAAATCGAAGAGGTAAGCAAAGAAGATCAAGAGTATAAAGGAGTTAAACAAGTATACGTTAATTGTAGGGAGGTAGGAGGGACCCCTCAGGCAGTACTTTCGGTAATTACTGAAAGGCTTACTAGTGGTATTGTTCCAAAGCATGGAATAAATTTGGGAGAATATATGGAGAAAATCAAAAACGTCATGAAAACGTGGAGGGCGTTAATATACCTTGACGAAGTTGACACCTTAGTTAAGAGAAGAGGAGGGGATATAGTTTTGTATCAGCTTCTTAGGTCAGACGCAAACATATCAGTGATCATGATAAGCAACGATATTAACGTTAGGGACTACATGGAACCTAGGGTTCTTTCGTCCTTAGGTCCTTCTGTAATCTTTAAACCCTACGATGCTGAACAGCTCAAATTCATATTATCGAAATATGCAGAATATGGTCTTCATTTGGGTACGTATAACGACGAAATTCTAGCATATATAGCAGCTATCTCGGCTAAGGAGCATGGAGATGCAAGGAAGGCAGTAAATCTGTTATTTAGGGCTGCACAATTAGCGTTAGGCTCAGGATTCATTAGAAAGGAGCATGTAGATAGAGCTATTGTTGAATATGAACAGGAAAGGCTTTTAGAGGCAGTTAAAGCGCTTCCTTTCCATTATAAGTTAGCATTAAGATCAGTGATAGAAGCTGAGGACGTTATGACAGCTCACAAAATATACACAGATATGTGCATGAAGTTAAAGCAGAGGCCTTTATCATATAGAAGGTTTTCCGACATTATATCTGAGCTGGACATGTTTGGAATAATCAAGATCAAGATCTTAAATAGAGGAAGAGCTGGTGGAGTTAAGAAATATGTTGAAGTAGAAGATAAGGAAAAGGTTATGAAAGCTCTAAATGAAACCTTTGAATATGAAGATGACGTGAGCCCCGATGATTTGGGAGAAAGTTAG
- a CDS encoding NADP-dependent isocitrate dehydrogenase: protein MAKIKFQNGKWDVPSNPTILYIEGDGIGPEITRAAMKVIDTAVRVAYSGSRQIEWKEVLAGDKANQEKGDRFPQETKDAIEEYRVILKGPLQTPIGKGWKSVNVAIRLMLDLYANIRPVRYINGIESPLKNAEKVDMIIFRENTDDLYRGIEYIYDSNEAKMIRQFMKDKLNVEIEEDTGIGIKVISRAKTQRITRLAMRYAVEKKRKKVTIMHKGNVMKYTEGAFREWAYETILKEFRENAVTEDEMSQGAKVEGKVIVNDRIADNMFQQIILRPDEYDVILAPNVNGDYISDAAGALVGNIGMLGGANIGDDGGMFEAIHGTAPKYAGKNVANPTGIIRGGELMLNFMGWYEASNLIEKVIEKVIEKKKVTQDIARFMNVNPLSTSEFTDILCKEMETQS, encoded by the coding sequence ATGGCTAAAATAAAGTTTCAGAACGGCAAATGGGATGTACCATCAAATCCCACTATTTTATACATTGAAGGGGATGGAATAGGACCTGAAATAACAAGGGCAGCAATGAAAGTCATAGATACCGCAGTTAGGGTAGCTTACTCGGGCTCTAGACAAATTGAATGGAAGGAAGTATTGGCTGGAGATAAAGCAAATCAGGAAAAAGGAGATAGATTCCCTCAAGAAACTAAAGATGCTATTGAGGAATATAGAGTAATACTAAAAGGACCCCTACAGACCCCTATAGGAAAGGGGTGGAAATCCGTAAATGTTGCTATAAGGCTAATGCTGGACCTTTACGCAAATATTAGGCCAGTTAGGTATATTAATGGAATTGAAAGTCCTTTGAAGAACGCAGAAAAGGTCGATATGATAATTTTCAGGGAAAACACTGACGACCTTTACAGAGGCATAGAGTATATCTATGATAGTAATGAAGCTAAAATGATAAGGCAGTTCATGAAGGATAAATTAAACGTGGAAATAGAGGAAGACACAGGCATAGGAATCAAGGTTATCAGTAGAGCTAAGACACAGAGAATTACTAGACTCGCGATGAGATATGCCGTAGAAAAGAAAAGGAAAAAGGTAACAATTATGCATAAGGGAAACGTGATGAAGTACACAGAGGGTGCATTCCGTGAGTGGGCCTACGAGACAATCCTAAAGGAATTCAGGGAAAATGCAGTAACAGAGGATGAAATGAGTCAAGGTGCGAAAGTAGAAGGAAAGGTAATTGTAAACGATAGAATAGCAGATAACATGTTCCAACAGATTATCCTTAGGCCCGATGAATACGACGTTATACTTGCACCTAACGTGAACGGGGATTACATATCTGACGCTGCTGGTGCCTTAGTGGGCAATATTGGAATGTTGGGTGGAGCCAACATAGGTGATGATGGAGGAATGTTTGAGGCAATTCATGGTACCGCGCCCAAATATGCTGGAAAGAACGTAGCTAATCCAACCGGAATAATAAGGGGAGGAGAACTAATGCTTAACTTCATGGGTTGGTATGAAGCATCAAACTTGATAGAGAAGGTGATAGAGAAGGTGATAGAGAAGAAAAAGGTAACCCAAGATATAGCTAGGTTTATGAACGTGAACCCACTATCAACTAGCGAATTCACTGACATACTATGTAAGGAAATGGAGACCCAAAGTTAG
- the rfbB gene encoding dTDP-glucose 4,6-dehydratase — translation MKFLVTGGAGFIGSAFIRKVENPVVLDALTYAGRKENLEGVDHVFIKGNISNYDEVKKVVDEYKVDVIVNFAAETHVDRSIVDPRPFLESNVFGVVNLLQIAREKGIRLVHISTDEVYGDNEADENSPLRPSSPYSASKASADMFVLSYVRTYSMDAMIIRPSNNYGPRQFPEKLIPKTIIMTLLGKEVPVYGDGKQMRDWIFVEDTVELIKKVAETGERGRIYNIPGGHGITNIELIDKIGRIMGKEVKKKFVKDRPGHDRFYKMKPSLSYTTMSIDEGLERTVNWYLKNRTWWEPLIKDSFVNNVPWS, via the coding sequence ATGAAATTTCTAGTAACTGGAGGTGCAGGGTTCATAGGTTCTGCTTTTATCAGAAAAGTAGAAAACCCTGTGGTTTTAGATGCTTTAACTTACGCTGGAAGAAAGGAAAACTTGGAAGGTGTAGATCACGTCTTTATAAAAGGCAACATCTCTAATTATGATGAAGTTAAGAAGGTCGTCGACGAATATAAGGTAGACGTAATAGTTAACTTCGCAGCCGAAACTCATGTGGATAGATCTATAGTGGATCCTAGGCCCTTTTTAGAATCGAACGTTTTCGGTGTCGTAAATCTTTTACAGATCGCAAGGGAAAAAGGAATCAGGCTAGTCCACATATCAACAGATGAGGTTTATGGGGACAACGAAGCTGATGAGAATTCTCCATTGAGGCCTTCGTCACCTTACTCTGCATCTAAGGCATCTGCAGACATGTTTGTGTTATCTTACGTTAGAACCTACTCTATGGACGCTATGATAATAAGACCCTCTAATAATTATGGTCCAAGACAGTTTCCTGAGAAGTTGATACCAAAGACTATAATAATGACCCTTTTGGGTAAGGAGGTTCCCGTTTACGGTGATGGGAAACAAATGAGGGATTGGATATTTGTAGAAGACACTGTAGAGCTCATAAAGAAAGTTGCCGAGACTGGTGAAAGAGGGAGAATTTACAACATTCCTGGAGGGCATGGTATTACGAACATAGAATTAATAGATAAAATTGGAAGAATAATGGGAAAAGAGGTTAAGAAGAAATTTGTCAAAGACAGGCCTGGACACGACAGATTTTATAAAATGAAGCCATCCCTTTCCTACACTACAATGTCAATAGACGAGGGATTAGAAAGAACCGTTAATTGGTATCTGAAGAATAGAACATGGTGGGAACCCTTAATTAAAGATTCCTTCGTAAATAACGTCCCATGGAGTTAG